In a single window of the Bacillus clarus genome:
- a CDS encoding class I SAM-dependent methyltransferase has product MSQKKCRFCHSLLTDTFLDLGVSPLANSFVAPENLYKMEPFYPLHTFICSNCLLVQLDEFESPQNIFHDYLYFSSFSSSWLLHAKQYVEMAIKRFSLTPHSQVIEIASNDGYLLQYFQKENIRTLGVEPAKNVAKVAIQKGIPTRTSFFGNDLAKKLLIENLQADLIIANNVLAHVPNLHDFIAGLKTILKPDGVITIEFPHLLNLISFKQFDTIYHEHFSYFSLICIQQILLHHKLQVIDVEELSTHGGSLRLFIKHTSKNVRIRSNVAKLIQKETDHELHKLDRYLHFPKQIKQLKMDILKFFIEAQSLNKQIIGYGAPAKGNTLLNYCGIGKEFLAYTVDKNPHKQGLLLPGTRIPVKSPEEIKRTKPDYILILPWNLKEEIIEECSFISEWGGKFVVAVPKIEVIEP; this is encoded by the coding sequence CGTTTCTGTCATTCATTATTGACAGATACTTTTTTAGATTTAGGTGTTTCCCCGCTCGCTAACTCATTTGTAGCTCCGGAAAATCTATATAAAATGGAACCTTTCTACCCATTGCATACGTTTATTTGTAGCAATTGCTTACTTGTGCAACTAGATGAATTCGAATCACCCCAAAATATTTTTCATGACTATTTATACTTCAGCTCATTTTCGTCTAGTTGGCTATTGCATGCGAAACAATATGTTGAAATGGCGATTAAACGTTTCAGTTTAACTCCACATTCACAAGTGATTGAAATCGCAAGCAACGATGGATATTTATTACAATATTTTCAAAAAGAAAACATTCGTACATTAGGAGTAGAACCCGCAAAAAATGTCGCAAAAGTCGCTATTCAAAAAGGAATACCCACTAGAACAAGCTTTTTCGGTAATGATTTAGCCAAAAAATTACTAATAGAAAATCTGCAAGCTGATTTAATTATCGCTAACAATGTATTAGCCCACGTTCCTAATTTGCACGATTTTATCGCCGGATTAAAAACCATATTAAAGCCAGATGGCGTAATTACCATTGAATTTCCGCACCTATTAAACCTCATATCTTTTAAGCAGTTTGATACGATTTATCACGAACATTTTTCCTATTTTTCACTCATCTGTATTCAACAAATTTTACTTCATCATAAACTACAAGTTATAGACGTAGAAGAGCTTTCCACACATGGTGGATCCTTGCGATTATTCATAAAACATACAAGTAAAAATGTGAGAATCCGTTCAAACGTTGCAAAATTAATTCAAAAAGAAACAGATCATGAATTGCATAAATTAGACCGTTATCTTCATTTTCCTAAACAAATAAAACAATTGAAAATGGATATTTTAAAATTTTTTATTGAAGCACAATCTTTAAACAAACAAATTATCGGTTATGGAGCTCCCGCTAAAGGAAACACTCTTTTAAATTATTGTGGTATCGGAAAAGAATTTCTTGCTTATACAGTCGATAAAAACCCACATAAACAAGGGTTACTTTTACCTGGAACTCGTATTCCAGTCAAATCCCCTGAAGAAATAAAACGTACAAAACCTGATTATATCCTTATTTTACCGTGGAATTTGAAAGAAGAGATTATAGAGGAATGTTCCTTCATAAGTGAATGGGGCGGAAAATTTGTAGTTGCTGTTCCAAAAATAGAAGTGATTGAGCCATGA